Within Dictyostelium discoideum AX4 chromosome 4 chromosome, whole genome shotgun sequence, the genomic segment ATATGTCAAAGATTTCCGATGGTGCCTCCACTGAACTTTTATCTCTTCTTCAAAATCCAACACTTCGTGAAGACTTTAGGAAGTTTTTAAGAGAAGAATTAATCTGTGAAGAGAATATAAACTTTTATACTGACGTTGAAGCTTACAAATACTTAAAGGTTGATTACAATAGATTACTCAAAGAATTCTATAGAATATATGAAAAATACATTATCGATGATTCACCTTGTGAAATTAATGTTCCCTACTCTATAAagtataatattttaaattttaagaaAACACTACCTTCCGTTGAATTATtaagtggtggtagtagtatgAGTCTAGATAAAATTCATTCAAGtcaaagtaataatagtatttgtAGTAGCAATAGTAATGAAAACAtttgtaatagtaataataatagtagtttaagtattggtaatggtaataatagtggaAGTACTtttagtagtaataatagtttagGTAGTGGTATAAGTAGTGCCAattcttctttttgtttACCAAATAATTCACCCTCTCCTTCTTCTATGACTGTAACTGTAACTGATactgataatttaaataataataataccaataataacaataatattaataataataataataataataataataataataataataataataataataataataataataataataataataatagtcaaCAATCATCACCCTCTTCATCAACTCCATCTTCACCAATTATTTCTGGTAATAATTTGGATGTTGAAAAActtcaatcaatttttaatattgctCAACAtcacatttttaatttaatggCAAGTGATTCTCTtgcaaaatataaaaaaaaatcatttttaaataaataatctatgttttaatttttgtttctcttttttttttttttttttttgttaaagaaaaaaaaaaaaaaaaaaacacacatatattttaaaataaaatcttttttttttttttttccctttgtaatatttctttaaaaaaaaaataaaataacaataatattgtaAAGTCCTGTAAAACTTGTGCAATATTgcaattacaaaataattgacatattttgaaaataataataatagtaacaaataatttattaattttttttaaaaaaaatttatttacaaataattcttataaaataaatgttttgCCATcacaatattattaaaaaattaaaccacTTTGTTGATCCCCTTAAAtggtataattaaaaaattttagtatCGAAACCCAGGCAAATTGGCTCAAATATTTCGAAAGTGCAAAATTCACCATTcattaaattgtaaattaaaaatccaaatttaaaatctaacAATgtgtaaattaaataataaattttgatcaggaatataaattatgtttataaataaacatcaattaatttattaatttaattaataaaaaaattgaaataagaAACAACCAACagcattttcattttttaaaaaaataacttttattttattatttcaataaaaaaaaaaagtttatatttttttgtttgattttatttttatttttattttttattttttatttttttattattattaatttactttaaaaatatgattaattatttatctagttattaatttttttttccatttttaaaattagtttatTTGGCTTgagaaaaattaattttttttgattaccTAAACATATTTTGTtgtgaaaatttaattttttgatttggttgagaaaaataaaattgttttttttttttttttttttttttttttggaacgAAAACGttaacgaaaaaaaaaaacaattttttttttttcaaaatatttgaaaactttttttatatacgaaaaattttcaacattttttttttcctttttcttttctccATCATACACACATACAATGACTAGTGAAGTTGCATTATTTGGTAAATGGTGAGTCTCTGTCAAAATTGACACAGAATATATAGGTTGAATGTAgattttatcaaatataaTTCAAGTTATTTCAAAGATTGATACAACTGATGATAGATTGGATTATAGAATGTTGATTATAGATATATGTTAGAAGAATAAACAGAAACTATGACAAATCAAACAATCCAACAACctaaacaaaacaaaataaataaaaacaaatattaatacttaattctaaataataaaaataaaataatataatataaataggtCATACTCTGGCGTTACTTGTCCAGATATCTCCTTACAAGATTACATCTGCGTTAAAAAGAATGTCTTCACTCCACATTCAGCAGGTAGATACAACAAAGTTAGATTCAGAAAGGCCCAATGCCCAATTGTTGAACGTCTTGCCAACAGTATGATGATGTTCGGTAGAAATGCTGGTAAAAAAGTCATGGCTGTCCGTATCATCGAACAAGCCTTCGAAATCATCTACCTCTTAACCGATAAGAACCCACTCCAAGTTTTAGTCGAAGCTGTCATGAACTCTGGTCCACGTGAAGATTCAACTCGTATTGGTTCAGCTGGTACTGTCAGACGTCAAGCTGTCGATGTTTCCCCAATGAGACGTGTCAACCACGCTGTTTACCTCTTAACCCAAGGTACTCGTGCTGCTGCTTTCAGAAACATCAGAACTGTTGCTGAATGTTTAGCTGATGAATTAATCAATGCCTCAAAAGGTTCACCAAATTCCTACTCAATCAAACAAAAGGATGCTTTAGAACGTACCGCCAAATCCCATCGTTAAGCGATTcgaatatattatatattattgtttctttttaaaacCCCACAAGAAATAaactatataaaaaaaaagaaaatataaattaaagtaaaatgtttttttaaaaagaattaatattttaaaatggtatttttaattatttagatattaattctttttttttgaaaaaaaaattaatctaaataataattcataaattaattccctcaatttttttttattttttttattttaaatatttagatattaaaattttaaacaaaacacaccctgaaaataaaaatctaaatctatttttgttgatattttaaaaatttttttttttttttttccatttttaattattatttatataactaaattttaacaaaatgcgaaaataaaattctatATATGTTTCTGTtgttattttgaaataaattttattttgtttttttattttttttttcacttttttttttttttttcaattttatttttatttttcactcacattattgataatattaaacgATATGGATAAAGTAGCTAttgttaaaattgttttcttttttttatatatggATTTAGAAGTTATTGTTGGAAAtactaatatatttaatatattatataggTTTTTAATGTTGGTAAATTAGTTGATTTTCAATGGAAATTGGGCGTTTCAATTGCTTCAAATCACTCTTCTCAATTAAATACACCATTCATTACAGTTTTTGTTAAAGTTTTAGATTCAAATAGTGAAGTAACATCACATTCTTTTGAATTAACTATACCAGAATTTAAGGTAAatggattattataatatttaaattgtgTTATAAAGGTGTGTTTGTGTGTTTATTATTGTGCtaacaatttcttttttttttttttttatctttttaatttcaatacaAAGAATTTTGCACAACAATTTAAAGATATGTCAAACATGATTGAAACCTTATAAAAGAAAGGAAAGTTATTGTTAtattagaaaaataaaaaaaaaataaaaaaaaaataaaaatagaaataatagtgatatataaatgaaattaaaaaaattactcTAGGGTTGACAAAGGAGTTAATATGTttcaatgaataaaaaaatggtagATGTGACAGTGGTTGAGTTTAATTTGGTTTtctaatcttttaaaataaatttatttcaaaaaaaaaaaagttttttttttttttttaaacaaaaaacttgttcttttttttttattttatttgttttagaaatatatttaagatattattaaaacactCAGATGGTTTACCAAATAAAGGAGAATATCCGAGAAGTTTTTAattactaaaattaaaattccttttcaaatattaaaccaaaaaaaaaaaaaaaaaaaaaaaaaaaaaccaaattctataaattaatttcatttttttttttatctttaatttttttattttttaatttttttatttttagtttattatttgaaaaggaattttaaaataatttgaatgttgataaaataaaaagttgaaaaaaaaaaaggtaaaaaaaaaaaaaaaaaaaaaaaaaaaaaaaaaataaattatcaattttattattaaataatataggaaaaagaatttataagTGATTacttttaaagaaaatgtaGTATCAATCTAATTGGTAGAGAAAGGAAAGATTTATCTATGCACTATATCATTTAGAAAAGTTTTTGTTCATATCAATACTATCATATTCaaaggaaaataaaaaatgattctaATGTCAGAGAAAGGAAAGATTTATCTATGCTACGATATTACGAAAATAGATGACCATATATCATTCCCCCctaaatttttcaataaacctaaaaagaattttcaaattaaattatttaattaaaattaaataaaaaaaaaaaaaaaaaaaaacttttttttacaaattataaaatattacaaactttttttttttttttttttttattttcaaattaaaatctatttatttattttaatatttaaaaatttgacCATACCAAGAGTTTATAATTACATAGAGACCAGTTGTTCTCATTTGTTCAGAAGAACGATAATAGGTAGTATTGGAAAGTAAATCAGTGACAGGGATAGTTTCATTACCATTCATTGGTTCAGCATCATCCAAGATAATATTACCAGTACCTTGTTGGTCAGAGAAATTCAAAACACATAATCTACGTTCATTTTGGTATGTCCATTTGTAGGCAACTAAATTCCAACTCTCTTGATCATTTGTGCAATTTAAATAAGTGAATTCACCATTCTTAAAGACTGGATCACTAACGATGGAGGTTAAAGTTTGATAGAATGCCATTGCATCATCGATAGCTGGTTCAGATTGTTCACGTCTAAGATGGACGTCCAATTGGTTGGAATAACCTTGGAAATCACCCCACCAAAAGAAACGTAAACCAGGGAGTGTATAGGTGATGAGAGCGGCAGCATCAGATCTCCACCAACTACCAAAGAAATTTGCACCTCTTGGTTCATCATGATTTGAAATGAAGTGAGCAGAATGAGTTGTAAATTGTTTTGAATGACCAGAGATCCAAGCTCTGACAGCATTCATATCGCCACCATTTATGATATCATGTAACATTTTATCGTAGGTATAGTCGAAACCGACTTGTTGTAAATTCTCTTCGTATGGATGGTAAACTTCGGCCAAAAAGATAATATCTGGATACTCTTGTTTGACCATATCGATAGCAACAGTCCAAAATTCCTCAGTTGGTTGTTGGAAGCCCCAtgattgtaattgattttccCAATTTGAACCAAATAATGAATTCAATAATAGGTAAGCCATATCACATCTAATTGCATCGGCGAATGAAGCTACGGTTAAAAGTTGTTGAATTCTTGCTTTGACACAATTTGAATTCCAATAGTTCAATTGAGCAGTATCATACCATGAGCCACCCCAACCTGCACTACCATAGGCAATACCATTTGGAAGGtaagtattattatcatatgGTGTTGGTGTACCT encodes:
- the rps5 gene encoding 40S ribosomal protein S5; the protein is MTSEVALFGKWSYSGVTCPDISLQDYICVKKNVFTPHSAGRYNKVRFRKAQCPIVERLANSMMMFGRNAGKKVMAVRIIEQAFEIIYLLTDKNPLQVLVEAVMNSGPREDSTRIGSAGTVRRQAVDVSPMRRVNHAVYLLTQGTRAAAFRNIRTVAECLADELINASKGSPNSYSIKQKDALERTAKSHR
- the commd6 gene encoding COMM domain-containing protein 6: MDKVFNVGKLVDFQWKLGVSIASNHSSQLNTPFITVFVKVLDSNSEVTSHSFELTIPEFKNFAQQFKDMSNMIETL